A region from the Lysobacter antibioticus genome encodes:
- a CDS encoding XVIPCD domain-containing protein: MNAAVDSNPGGRTPAGASHPPRWYAGQPAAQDGTSGYTALLPADDEWSRDTVLRAIVADALQRNGQVVDEDTLEATVASVAAPGGALAQAALSWKLHPGETRADGRVSPPFHGYAVEVPAELQTTLVGYAKTWSAQRDAAPPAPIDGAVMELKTLARSGGHRDIEQTLEAIDAAIKAGSAASQAGRPLDAVAMSAVLEFATRSGHERQAAKLLERYSAIKDVTAGVKTLGQNAGRVFNGRDPVTGKALRTDDRVDAAFDLLDGGFKLAGGIGNVALMMGARNAGLVGSLIGIAPMGAAIVAFAAGAFELIKRAREALLAPRWDEFRERFPFAEGMEPKRAMNGVLRQIAGMPVDAGNALSTATRILDGLGQNPETRERFLAFLKQKVQPESLVDALASGGLDRLNTQQAMQLAQAAKGSAKEFMDLELQDVKRYVRDRDGDRERGTYLLPPELRDVANRNNNRVGGAVEDGLRVAAILSSGANALNGMYKDMLGKVQGSELGQGKLNEQQQKNLAAALVPAMRDGGLTQVDHLLASKDGSKLFAVQGDPQSPTRRMVTLDVAAASQQSVEASSQLAARAMATAEAPTVQVNQGGGRGF, from the coding sequence ATGAATGCAGCAGTCGATTCGAATCCCGGCGGCCGTACGCCGGCCGGCGCCTCCCACCCACCGCGCTGGTATGCCGGACAGCCCGCGGCGCAGGACGGGACCTCGGGCTATACCGCGTTACTGCCGGCCGACGACGAGTGGTCGCGCGATACCGTGTTGCGCGCGATCGTCGCCGATGCCTTGCAGCGCAACGGCCAGGTGGTCGACGAAGACACCCTCGAGGCAACCGTGGCCTCGGTCGCCGCACCCGGCGGCGCGCTCGCACAGGCCGCGTTGAGCTGGAAGTTGCATCCGGGCGAAACCCGCGCCGACGGCCGCGTGTCGCCGCCGTTCCATGGTTATGCGGTGGAGGTTCCGGCCGAATTGCAGACCACGTTGGTCGGCTACGCCAAGACCTGGTCGGCGCAGCGCGATGCGGCGCCGCCGGCGCCGATCGACGGCGCGGTCATGGAGCTCAAGACCCTCGCGCGCAGTGGCGGTCACCGCGATATCGAGCAGACCCTGGAAGCGATCGACGCCGCGATCAAGGCCGGCAGCGCCGCCAGCCAGGCCGGCCGTCCGCTCGATGCGGTGGCGATGAGCGCGGTATTGGAATTCGCGACCCGCAGCGGCCACGAACGCCAGGCGGCGAAACTGCTGGAACGCTACAGCGCGATCAAGGACGTGACCGCTGGCGTCAAGACCCTCGGCCAGAACGCCGGCCGCGTGTTCAACGGCCGCGACCCGGTCACCGGCAAGGCGCTGCGCACCGACGATCGTGTCGATGCCGCGTTCGACCTGCTCGACGGCGGCTTCAAGCTCGCCGGCGGCATCGGCAACGTCGCCCTGATGATGGGCGCGCGCAATGCCGGCCTGGTCGGCAGTCTGATCGGCATCGCGCCGATGGGCGCCGCTATCGTCGCCTTCGCCGCGGGTGCGTTCGAGTTGATCAAGCGCGCACGCGAAGCCTTGCTGGCGCCGCGTTGGGACGAGTTCCGCGAGCGCTTCCCGTTCGCCGAGGGCATGGAGCCCAAGCGCGCCATGAACGGCGTGCTGCGGCAGATCGCCGGCATGCCGGTCGATGCCGGCAATGCCCTGTCGACGGCGACGCGCATCCTCGACGGGCTCGGCCAGAACCCGGAAACCCGCGAGCGCTTCCTCGCCTTCCTCAAGCAGAAAGTGCAGCCCGAGTCGCTGGTCGATGCGCTCGCCAGCGGCGGCCTGGACCGTTTGAATACGCAGCAGGCGATGCAGTTGGCGCAGGCGGCCAAAGGCTCGGCGAAGGAGTTCATGGACCTGGAGCTGCAGGACGTCAAGCGCTACGTCCGCGATCGCGACGGCGACCGCGAGCGCGGCACGTATCTGTTGCCGCCGGAACTGCGCGACGTCGCCAATCGCAACAACAACCGGGTCGGCGGCGCGGTCGAGGACGGCCTGCGCGTGGCGGCGATCCTGAGCAGCGGCGCCAATGCCCTCAACGGCATGTACAAGGACATGCTCGGCAAGGTCCAGGGCAGCGAGCTGGGCCAGGGCAAGCTCAACGAGCAGCAGCAGAAGAACCTCGCCGCGGCGCTGGTGCCGGCCATGCGCGACGGCGGCCTGACTCAGGTCGATCATCTGCTGGCGAGCAAGGACGGCAGCAAGCTGTTCGCGGTGCAGGGCGATCCGCAGTCGCCGACCCGGCGCATGGTCACTCTCGACGTCGCCGCGGCCTCGCAGCAAAGCGTGGAAGCCAGCAGCCAGCTCGCCGCGCGGGCGATGGCCACGGCCGAGGCGCCGACGGTGCAGGTCAACCAGGGCGGCGGGCGCGGGTTCTAA
- a CDS encoding monovalent cation:proton antiporter-2 (CPA2) family protein: MHGGGLELALLFLLAAVIAVPVFRRFGLGAVLGYLTAGVVLGPYGVKVIRDAEPVLAASEIGVVMMLFVIGLELSPARLRVMRKPVFGAGGLQVLLSGLALGALAMFGGHMGWKAATVVGLGLALSSTAVCLQLLSERKGLATDYGRLAFAILLFQDLAAIPLLAAIPLLGKAAAVEGLNWMAVAKAVGAIAAVVFGGRVLLRQVFRVVARTQMPEVFTGAALLTVLGSAWIMQIAGLSAGLGAFLAGVLLADSEFRHELESQIEPFKGLLLGLFFMAVGMSIDLQRVLAEPGTIASIVLVLLSVKFLLLFGVGISAGGLEKRGAFQLATVMSLGGEFAFIVFNEAVKANLLDDPTRDRLIAAVGVSMALTPLLMIGAQRMLDAAPAEKPKRPYDDIPDHHPQVLIAGMGRFGQIVARLLVAHRTPFIAIENSADQVDFMRRFGNMIYYGDPARPELLRSAGAAQVKIFVIAIDDRDSGIRTVRTIRRLYPKAKVFARARDRRHAWDLMDLGAEPMRETFHSSLKLGEDVLVELGVAPETARDHVERFRELDERMLNAQYLVHDDEDALIQSARDARKELEELFDADRGEGMLADMVEKQGPVPEHVTRH, from the coding sequence ATGCACGGTGGCGGTCTCGAACTCGCGTTGTTGTTCCTGCTGGCCGCGGTCATCGCGGTGCCGGTGTTCCGTCGTTTCGGCCTGGGCGCGGTGCTCGGTTATCTGACCGCGGGCGTGGTGCTCGGGCCCTACGGGGTCAAGGTGATCCGCGACGCCGAGCCGGTGCTGGCGGCCTCGGAAATCGGCGTGGTCATGATGCTGTTCGTGATCGGCCTGGAGCTGTCGCCGGCGCGCCTGCGGGTGATGCGCAAGCCGGTGTTCGGCGCCGGCGGCCTGCAGGTGCTGCTGAGCGGCCTGGCCTTGGGTGCATTGGCGATGTTCGGCGGCCACATGGGCTGGAAAGCGGCGACCGTGGTCGGCCTCGGCCTGGCGCTGTCGTCGACCGCGGTGTGTCTGCAGCTGTTGTCCGAGCGCAAGGGCCTGGCCACCGATTACGGCCGCCTCGCCTTCGCGATCCTGCTGTTCCAGGACCTGGCCGCAATTCCCCTGCTCGCCGCGATTCCGCTGCTCGGCAAGGCCGCCGCGGTCGAGGGCTTGAATTGGATGGCCGTGGCCAAGGCGGTCGGCGCGATCGCCGCGGTGGTGTTCGGCGGCCGCGTGCTGCTGCGCCAGGTGTTTCGGGTGGTGGCGCGCACGCAGATGCCCGAGGTGTTCACCGGTGCAGCGCTGCTGACCGTGCTCGGCTCGGCCTGGATCATGCAGATCGCGGGCCTCTCGGCCGGCCTCGGCGCCTTCCTCGCCGGCGTGTTGCTGGCCGATTCGGAATTCCGCCACGAGCTCGAATCGCAGATCGAGCCGTTCAAGGGCCTGCTGCTCGGCCTGTTCTTCATGGCCGTGGGCATGAGCATCGATCTGCAGCGCGTGCTGGCCGAGCCGGGCACCATCGCCAGCATCGTGCTGGTGCTGCTGTCGGTGAAGTTCCTGCTGTTGTTCGGGGTCGGCATCAGCGCCGGCGGGCTGGAGAAACGCGGGGCTTTCCAGTTGGCGACAGTAATGTCGCTGGGCGGCGAGTTCGCTTTCATCGTGTTCAACGAAGCGGTCAAGGCCAACTTGCTCGACGATCCGACTCGCGACCGCCTGATCGCCGCGGTCGGCGTGTCGATGGCATTGACCCCGCTGCTGATGATCGGCGCCCAGCGCATGCTCGACGCGGCCCCAGCGGAAAAGCCCAAGCGTCCCTACGACGACATTCCCGACCATCACCCGCAGGTGTTGATCGCCGGCATGGGCCGTTTCGGCCAGATCGTCGCGCGCCTGCTGGTGGCGCACCGCACCCCGTTCATCGCCATCGAGAACAGCGCCGACCAGGTCGATTTCATGCGCCGCTTCGGCAACATGATCTATTACGGCGACCCGGCCCGGCCCGAACTGCTGCGCTCGGCCGGCGCGGCGCAGGTAAAGATCTTCGTGATCGCCATCGACGACCGCGACAGCGGCATCCGCACCGTGCGCACGATCCGCCGTCTGTACCCGAAGGCGAAAGTGTTCGCCCGCGCCCGCGACCGCCGCCACGCCTGGGACCTGATGGATCTCGGTGCCGAACCGATGCGCGAGACCTTCCATTCCAGCCTCAAGCTCGGCGAAGACGTGCTGGTCGAACTCGGCGTCGCCCCGGAAACCGCGCGCGACCACGTCGAGCGCTTCCGCGAACTCGACGAGCGCATGCTCAACGCCCAATACCTGGTCCACGACGACGAGGACGCGCTGATCCAGAGCGCACGCGATGCGCGCAAGGAGTTGGAAGAACTGTTCGACGCCGATCGCGGCGAAGGCATGCTCGCCGACATGGTCGAGAAGCAGGGGCCGGTGCCGGAGCATGTGACGCGGCATTGA